A stretch of the Glycine soja cultivar W05 chromosome 13, ASM419377v2, whole genome shotgun sequence genome encodes the following:
- the LOC114380793 gene encoding uncharacterized protein LOC114380793 → MAFASFLGRVLFASVFILSAYQQFNEYGVDGGPATKALRPKFDAFTHRVHSQVGFQIPEINLKFLIAGAIALKGLGGVLFIFGSSFGALLLLLHQLIATPIHYDFYNYDSEDKEFTQLFIKFTQNMALFGAVLFFIGMKNSIPKRVPKKAPKTKTY, encoded by the exons atggCGTTCGCTTCTTTCCTCGGCAGAGTCCTCTTCGCTTCTGTCTTCATACTCTCTGCTTACCAACA ATTTAATGAATATGGAGTTGATGGGGGACCTGCTACAAAAGCACTCAGACCTAAGTTTGATGCCTTTACACATCGGGTGCATTCTCAAGTGGGCTTTCAAATTCCAGAGATTAAT ctgaaatttttaattgCTGGGGCTATTGCTCTGAAGGGTCTTGGAGGGGTTCTTTTCATATTTGGCAGCTCTTTTGGAGCTTTGCTTCTG CTCCTGCACCAGCTGATTGCTACTCCAATCCATTATGATTTTTACAATTATGATAGTGAGGACAAAGAATTTACTCAACTGTTCATCAAATTTACACAG AATATGGCTCTTTTCGGGGCTGTATTGTTTTTCATTGGCATGAAAAACTCCATCCCTAAAAGGGTACCCAAGAAGGCTCCAAAGACAAAAACATATTAG
- the LOC114382092 gene encoding 1-aminocyclopropane-1-carboxylate oxidase homolog 1-like, producing MEVVGFDKEGAGYDRAKEVKEFEDTKAGVKGLVDFGILKLPRFLIHPPESLPSSPTSSNNTTSTLQVPVIDFTGYDDDDDDDDESCCRRLKIVREIREASEKWGFFQMVNHGVPVSVMDEMLRVIREFHEQSKEVKKEWYSRDPKVRVRYFCNGDLLVAKVANWRDTIMFHFQEGPLGPEAYPLVCREAVIQYMEHMFKLREILSQLLSEALGLKRDYLKNRECMKGETVVCHYYPPCPEPDLTLGATKHSDPSCLTILLQDTMGGLQVFHENQWVHIKPMPGALVANIGDFMQLISNDKLKSVEHRVLVGRVGPRVSAACHVYPNTSYKYGPIEEFISNENPPKYRETNIGEYLAHYRSKGLDGSKALHYFRL from the exons ATGGAAGTGGTGGGTTTTGACAAAGAGGGTGCAGGCTATGACAGAGCCAAGGAAGTGAAGGAGTTTGAAGATACCAAAGCAGGAGTGAAAGGACTCGTAGATTTTGGTATTCTCAAGCTTCCCAGATTCCTCATCCATCCACCAGAATCTCTTCCATCATCACCAACATCTTCCAACAACACAACTTCAACCTTGCAGGTTCCTGTGATAGATTTCACAggatatgatgatgatgatgatgatgatgatgaaagttGTTGTCGCAGGTTAAAGATAGTGAGAGAGATTCGCGAGGCATCAGAAAAGTGGGGGTTCTTTCAGATGGTGAATCATGGTGTTCCAGTTAGTGTCATGGATGAGATGCTAAGGGTCATAAGAGAGTTCCATGAGCAATCAAAGGAGGTGAAGAAAGAGTGGTATTCTCGTGACCCTAAGGTGAGAGTAAGGTATTTCTGCAATGGAGATCTCCTTGTGGCAAAAGTAGCAAACTGGAGGGACACCATAATGTTTCATTTTCAAGAGGGTCCTCTCGGCCCTGAGGCATATCCACTAGTATGCAG GGAAGCCGTGATTCAATACATGGAGCACATGTTCAAACTGAGGGAGATATTGTCACAATTACTTTCAGAGGCATTGGGGCTCAAGAGGGACTATCTTAAAAACAGAGAATGCATGAAAGGTGAAACAGTGGTGTGCCACTATTACCCACCTTGTCCAGAGCCAGATTTGACACTTGGTGCCACTAAGCATTCAGACCCATCATGCCTAACAATTCTTCTTCAAGATACCATGGGTGGTCTCCAAGTTTTCCATGAAAATCAATGGGTTCACATTAAGCCCATGCCTGGAGCATTAGTGGCCAACATTGGTGACTTCATGCAG CTTATCAGTAATGACAAGCTCAAGAGTGTTGAGCATCGAGTACTGGTTGGACGAGTTGGGCCTAGGGTATCAGCTGCATGCCATGTATATCCTAACACAAGTTATAAATATGGGCCAATAGAGGAGTTCATATCCAACGAAAACCCACCCAAATATAGAGAGACCAACATTGGGGAATATCTTGCTCATTACAGGTCCAAAGGGCTCGATGGCTCCAAAGCCCTTCATTATTTTAGGTTATAA
- the LOC114381365 gene encoding putative pentatricopeptide repeat-containing protein At1g68930 — protein MCLHVSKQFNSMSLSNHYCELLKHCRDTKKIHCHIIKAFRNPEIFLLNNLVSAYAKFDRITYARRVFDQMPQRNLYSWNTLLSSYSKLACLPEMERVFHAMPTRDMVSWNSLISAYAGRGFLLQSVKAYNLMLYNGPFNLNRIALSTMLILASKQGCVHLGLQVHGHVVKFGFQSYVFVGSPLVDMYSKTGLVFCARQAFDEMPEKNVVMYNTLIAGLMRCSRIEDSRQLFYDMQEKDSISWTAMIAGFTQNGLDREAIDLFREMRLENLEMDQYTFGSVLTACGGVMALQEGKQVHAYIIRTDYQDNIFVGSALVDMYCKCKSIKSAETVFRKMNCKNVVSWTAMLVGYGQNGYSEEAVKIFCDMQNNGIEPDDFTLGSVISSCANLASLEEGAQFHCRALVSGLISFITVSNALVTLYGKCGSIEDSHRLFSEMSYVDEVSWTALVSGYAQFGKANETLRLFESMLAHGFKPDKVTFIGVLSACSRAGLVQKGNQIFESMIKEHRIIPIEDHYTCMIDLFSRAGRLEEARKFINKMPFSPDAIGWASLLSSCRFHRNMEIGKWAAESLLKLEPHNTASYILLSSIYAAKGKWEEVANLRKGMRDKGLRKEPGCSWIKYKNQVHIFSADDQSNPFSDQIYSELEKLNYKMVQEGYVPDMNSVLHDVDDSEKIKMLNHHSEKLAIAFGLIFIPPGLPIRVVKNLRVCGDCHNATKYISKITQREILVRDAARFHLFKDGRCSCGDFW, from the coding sequence ATGTGTTTGCACGTATCAAAGCAATTCAATTCCATGTCACTGTCTAACCACTACTGTGAGTTGCTCAAACATTGCCGCGACACAAAGAAGATTCACTGCCACATAATCAAGGCCTTTCGAAACCCCGAAATCTTCCTGCTAAACAACTTAGTCAGTGCCTATGCCAAGTTTGACAGAATCACTTATGCCCGCAGGGTGTTCGACCAAATGCCTCAAAGGAATCTCTACTCTTGGAACACCCTTCTTTCCTCCTATTCCAAACTTGCTTGTCTTCCTGAGATGGAACGTGTGTTTCATGCAATGCCAACCCGAGATATGGTATCATGGAATTCCCTTATTTCTGCCTATGCTGGTCGTGGTTTCCTTCTTCAGTCGGTAAAGGCTTATAATTTGATGTTGTACAATGGGCCATTCAATCTGAATCGGATTGCGTTATCCACTATGCTTATACTTGCTTCCAAACAGGGTTGTGTTCATTTGGGTCTGCAGGTTCATGGGCATGTGGTGAAATTTGGtttccagtcatatgtttttgttgggaGTCCTTTGGTGGATATGTACTCTAAAACTGGGCTGGTATTTTGTGCAAGGCAGGCTTTTGATGAGATGCCTGAGAAGAATGTGGTTATGTATAATACATTGATCGCAGGGCTTATGCGATGCAGTAGGATTGAAGATTCAAGGCAATTGTTTTATGATATGCAGGAAAAGGATTCTATTTCCTGGACAGCGATGATTGCAGGATTTACTCAGAATGGTTTGGACCGAGAAGCAATTGATTTATTCAGAGAGATGAGATTAGAAAATCTAGAGATGGATCAGTACACATTTGGAAGCGTGTTAACTGCTTGTGGTGGTGTTATGGCTTTGCAAGAAGGCAAGCAAGTTCATGCTTATATAATTAGGACAGATTATCAGGATAATATATTTGTTGGTAGCGCTCTTGTTGACATGTATTGTAAGTGTAAGAGTATAAAATCAGCAGAAACAGTTTTTAGGAAGATGAATTGCAAGAATGTTGTATCTTGGACTGCGATGTTAGTGGGTTATGGACAGAATGGTTACAGTGAAGAAGCTGTTAAAATCTTTTGTGATATGCAAAACAATGGGATTGAGCCTGATGATTTCACCCTTGGGAGTGTAATTAGCTCATGTGCAAACCTTGCAAGCCTAGAAGAGGGGGCTCAGTTTCATTGTAGAGCTCTGGTTTCTggcttaatttcttttattactgTTTCCAATGCTCTAGTTACATTATATGGTAAGTGTGGAAGCATTGAAGACTCCCATAGGCTTTTTAGTGAAATGAGCTACGTGGATGAAGTCTCATGGACTGCACTTGTTTCTGGATATGCACAGTTTGGTAAAGCCAATGAAACATTAAGGTTGTTTGAAAGCATGTTAGCTCATGGTTTCAAACCCGACAAGGTTACTTTTATCGGGGTTCTTTCAGCTTGCAGTAGAGCCGGACTAGTACAGAAAGGAAATCAGATATTTGAATCAATGATTAAGGAACATAGGATTATACCAATTGAAGATCATTACACATGCATGATTGATCTCTTCAGTCGAGCTGGGAGGTTAGAAGAGGCAAggaaatttataaataagatgCCTTTCAGCCCTGATGCAATTGGTTGGGCATCCTTATTAAGTTCATGTAGGTTCCATCGAAACATGGAAATTGGCAAGTGGGCAGCTGAGtctcttttaaaattagaaCCACATAACACTGCTAGTTACATCTTACTTTCGAGCATCTATGCTGCTAAAGGAAAATGGGAAGAAGTTGCCAATTTAAGAAAAGGGATGAGAGATAAGGGCCTGAGAAAGGAACCAGGATGTAGCTGGATCAAATATAAGAACCAAGTGCACATTTTCTCTGCTGATGATCAGTCAAACCCATTTTCAGATCAGATATATTCTGAACTTGAAAAATTGAACTATAAAATGGTACAAGAGGGATATGTGCCTGACATGAATTCTGTTTTGCATGATGTTGACGATTCAGAGAAAATAAAGATGCTTAATCACCATAGTGAAAAGCTTGCAATTGCTTTTGGGTTGATATTTATTCCTCCTGGTTTGCCCATACGAGTAGTTAAAAATTTAAGGGTTTGTGGGGATTGCCACAATGCAACTAAGTATATATCTAAGATCACCCAGAGGGAGATTCTTGTAAGAGATGCTGCCCGATTCCATTTGTTTAAAGATGGAAGGTGTTCGTGTGGAGACTTTTGGTGA